Proteins encoded within one genomic window of Rhinolophus sinicus isolate RSC01 linkage group LG14, ASM3656204v1, whole genome shotgun sequence:
- the CELF3 gene encoding CUGBP Elav-like family member 3 isoform X7, translating into MNRPIQVKPADSESRGEDRKLFVGMLGKQQTDEDVRKMFEPFGTIDECTVLRGPDGTSKGCAFVKFQTHAEAQAAINTLHSSRTLPGASSSLVVKFADTEKERGLRRMQQVASQLGMFSPIALQFGAYGAYTQALMQQQAAVLAAHSAYLSPMATMAAVQMQHMAAINANGLIATPITPSSGTSTPPAIAATPVSAIPAALGVNGYSPVPTQPAGQPAPDALYPNGVHPYPAQSPAAPVDPLQQAYAGMQHYTAAYPAAYSLVAPAFPQPPALVAQQPPPPPQQQQQQQQQREGPDGCNIFIYHLPQEFTDSEILQMFVPFGHVISAKVFVDRATNQSKCFGFVSFDNPASAQAAIQAMNGFQIGMKRLKVQLKRPKDANRPY; encoded by the exons ATGAACAGGCCGATCCAGGTCAAGCCAGCCGACAGCGAGAGCCGAGGAG AAGACCGGAAGCTCTTTGTGGGGATGCTAGGGAAGCAGCAGACAGATGAGGACGTCCGGAAGATGTTCGAGCCCTTTGGGACCATAGACGAGTGCACTGTGCTGCGGGGGCCTGATGGCACCAGCAAAG GCTGCGCCTTCGTGAAGTTCCAGACCCACGCGGAGGCCCAGGCGGCCATCAACACCCTTCACAGCAGCCGGACGCTGCCG GGTGCCTCGTCCAGCCTGGTGGTGAAGTTCGCTGACACGGAGAAGGAGCGAGGTCTCCGCCGCATGCAGCAGGTGGCCTCCCAGTTGGGCATGTTCAGCCCCATCGCCCTCCAGTTCGGAGCCTACGGCGCCTACACTCAGGCC ctgatGCAGCAGCAGGCGGCCGTGCTGGCGGCTCACAGTGCCTACCTCAGCCCCATGGCCACCATGGCTGCCGTGCAGATGCAGCACATGGCCGCCATCAACGCCAACGGCCTCATAGCCACTCCCATCACCCCATCCTCAG GAACCAGCACCCCTCCTGCCATCGCTGCCACGCCTGTCTCGGCAATCCCTGCTGCCCTGGGTGTCAACGGTTACAGCCCGGTGCCCACCCAGCCCGCCGGGCAGCCTGCCCCTGATGCTCTGTATCCCAACGGGGTTCACCCCTACCCAG cccagagccccgCAGCCCCCGTGGACCCCCTGCAGCAGGCCTACGCAGGGATGCAGCACTACACAG caGCCTACCCGGCAGCCTACAGCCTGGTTGCACCTGCGTTCCCGCAGCCCCCCGCCCTGGTGGCCCAGCAGCCCCCGCCACccccccagcagcagcagcagcagcagcagcagcgggaAG GCCCTGACGGCTGCAACATCTTCATTTACCACCTGCCCCAGGAGTTCACTGACTCCGAGATCCTGCAGATGTTTGTCCCCTTTGGCCACGTCATCTCAGCCAAAGTCTTTGTTGACCGGGCCACCAATCAGAGCAAGTGTTTTG GCTTTGTGAGTTTCGACAATCCAGCCAGTGCCCAGGCCGCCATCCAGGCCATGAACGGTTTCCAGATTGGCATGAAACGCCTCAAAGTCCAGCTGAAGCGGCCGAAGGATGCCAACCGGCCCTACTGA